A genome region from Akkermansiaceae bacterium includes the following:
- the rlmN gene encoding 23S rRNA (adenine(2503)-C(2))-methyltransferase RlmN — protein MTAAPLPALPGVSTETLSTWLAEQGEPAFRAKQILDWVWKKKVISYDEMTNLPAPLREKLAASFRITALAHAKTQGSEDTTRKFLFRLHDGRYIESVLIPANPALYGEKSDRRTLCVSSQVGCAYGCKFCASGLAGYTRNLDAAEIAGQVLAAEQISGERVDSLVFMGMGEPMANFENLMQAIALITGPETLHLGARHLTISTSGLAPQIRKLADHPQQIRLAISFHGATDEVRNRIMPVNKKYPVAELMDALAHWNSTKKQKLTLEYILIKGVNDDLTQAAILARHARNIGAKVNLIPYNTVEGLEWERPALSHCRAFQDVLKNAGVTATLRIEKGHDIDAACGQLRLKQETAEGIVS, from the coding sequence ATGACCGCCGCCCCTCTACCCGCCCTTCCTGGCGTCTCCACGGAGACACTCTCCACATGGCTTGCAGAGCAGGGAGAGCCAGCCTTCCGGGCGAAGCAGATCCTCGATTGGGTGTGGAAAAAAAAGGTCATATCATACGATGAAATGACCAACCTCCCCGCCCCGTTGCGGGAAAAGCTCGCCGCCTCCTTCCGCATCACCGCCCTCGCCCACGCCAAGACCCAGGGCAGCGAGGACACCACGCGGAAGTTTCTCTTCCGCCTCCACGACGGGCGCTACATCGAGTCCGTCCTCATCCCCGCGAACCCTGCGCTCTACGGCGAGAAATCCGACCGCCGCACCCTCTGCGTGTCCTCACAGGTCGGCTGCGCCTACGGCTGCAAATTCTGCGCCTCAGGACTCGCCGGCTACACGCGGAACCTCGATGCCGCGGAAATCGCAGGCCAAGTCCTCGCCGCCGAGCAGATCTCCGGCGAGCGCGTGGACAGCCTCGTCTTCATGGGCATGGGCGAACCGATGGCGAACTTCGAAAACCTAATGCAGGCCATCGCCCTCATCACCGGCCCGGAAACCCTCCACCTTGGCGCACGTCACCTGACCATCTCCACCTCCGGCCTCGCCCCGCAGATCAGGAAACTCGCCGATCACCCCCAGCAGATCCGCCTCGCCATTTCCTTCCACGGAGCCACCGACGAAGTCCGGAACCGCATCATGCCGGTGAATAAAAAATATCCCGTGGCCGAGCTGATGGATGCGCTCGCCCATTGGAACTCCACCAAAAAACAAAAACTCACCCTCGAATACATCCTCATCAAGGGCGTCAACGACGACCTCACCCAGGCCGCCATCCTCGCCCGCCACGCCCGCAATATCGGCGCAAAGGTGAACCTGATCCCCTACAACACCGTCGAAGGCCTCGAATGGGAGCGCCCCGCCCTCTCCCACTGCCGCGCCTTCCAGGATGTCCTGAAAAACGCCGGCGTCACCGCCACCCTCCGCATCGAGAAAGGCCACGACATCGACGCCGCCTGCGGCCAGCTCCGGCTGAAGCAGGAGACGGCGGAGGGCATCGTCTCCTGA
- the lpdA gene encoding dihydrolipoyl dehydrogenase, which produces MSYDLIVIGGGPAGYVAAIRAAQHGKKVACVEADRAGGTCLNWGCIPTKALLKNAELYQTLMHKAGEMGLQIQGLSYDWSTVVGRSRKVSDKLAGGIEFLFKKNKVDYIKGHGSIEGEGKVGVKAADGSTQTLEGANIIIATGCKSRPLPPLPFNGKSVIGSKEAMVLAEQPKEMIIIGAGAIGVEFAYIYNAFGTKVTLVEMLPNVLPVEDTEVGEALEKSLTKQGIRCLVNTKVTATKDLGDRVEITVEGPKENGTISADVCLVAIGIQPVLPGGVQPELTERGYIKIGDRYETNLPGVYAIGDINGPPWLAHVASFEAFQCVDGLFVDGHKPRKVTNFPGCTYCHPQVASVGKTERALKEEGVEYVVGKIPFVAIGKAVAAGETDGFAKLLYGKKHGELLGAHIIGDNATELIAEMGLALDQELTIDEIHATIHAHPTMSEVIHEATLAAEGHAIHF; this is translated from the coding sequence ATGTCCTACGATCTCATTGTCATTGGTGGCGGCCCGGCCGGTTATGTTGCAGCAATCCGCGCGGCCCAGCACGGGAAAAAAGTCGCCTGCGTCGAAGCGGACCGCGCAGGCGGAACCTGCCTGAACTGGGGCTGCATCCCGACCAAGGCGCTGCTAAAGAACGCCGAGCTCTATCAGACGCTCATGCACAAGGCCGGCGAGATGGGGCTCCAGATCCAGGGGCTTTCCTATGACTGGAGCACTGTCGTCGGGCGTTCGCGCAAGGTTTCCGACAAGCTCGCGGGCGGCATCGAGTTCCTGTTCAAGAAGAACAAGGTCGATTACATCAAGGGTCACGGCTCCATCGAGGGCGAGGGCAAGGTGGGAGTGAAAGCCGCCGACGGCTCCACGCAGACCCTCGAGGGCGCGAACATCATCATCGCCACCGGCTGCAAATCCCGCCCGCTGCCGCCGCTTCCTTTCAACGGGAAATCGGTGATCGGCTCGAAGGAGGCGATGGTGCTCGCCGAGCAGCCGAAGGAGATGATCATCATCGGCGCGGGCGCGATCGGCGTCGAGTTCGCCTACATCTACAACGCCTTCGGCACCAAGGTCACGCTTGTCGAGATGCTGCCCAACGTCCTCCCCGTGGAGGACACGGAGGTCGGCGAGGCGCTTGAGAAATCCCTCACCAAACAGGGCATCCGCTGCCTCGTGAACACGAAGGTCACCGCCACCAAGGATCTCGGCGACCGCGTCGAGATCACCGTCGAGGGGCCGAAGGAGAACGGGACGATTTCCGCCGATGTCTGCCTCGTCGCGATCGGCATCCAGCCCGTCCTTCCCGGCGGCGTCCAGCCGGAGCTCACCGAGCGCGGCTACATCAAGATCGGCGACCGATACGAGACCAATCTCCCGGGCGTCTATGCGATCGGCGATATCAACGGCCCGCCGTGGCTCGCCCACGTCGCTTCCTTCGAGGCGTTCCAGTGCGTCGACGGCCTTTTCGTGGACGGCCACAAGCCGCGCAAGGTCACCAATTTCCCTGGCTGCACCTACTGCCACCCGCAGGTCGCCTCGGTTGGAAAAACGGAACGCGCACTCAAGGAGGAGGGTGTCGAATATGTCGTCGGGAAAATCCCCTTCGTCGCGATCGGCAAGGCGGTCGCCGCGGGCGAGACAGATGGCTTTGCGAAGCTCCTCTACGGCAAGAAGCACGGCGAGTTGCTCGGCGCGCACATCATCGGCGATAACGCCACCGAGCTCATCGCCGAGATGGGGCTGGCCCTCGACCAGGAGCTGACCATCGACGAGATCCACGCGACCATCCACGCCCACCCGACCATGTCGGAGGTGATCCACGAGGCCACCCTCGCGGCGGAAGGCCACGCGATCCATTTCTGA
- a CDS encoding 8-oxo-dGTP diphosphatase has translation MFVVRGGEILLIEKKRGHGAGKVNGPGGKIDPGETPLQCAVRETEEELHISVREARKVAELWFQMSDYPSILCHVFIGGDFSGTPTETEEAAPLWVPLGDIPYARMWEDDIHWLPLVLGGKSLLGKFVFEAEKMVSKEIVETRFADS, from the coding sequence ATGTTCGTCGTGCGGGGAGGCGAGATCCTGCTCATCGAAAAAAAACGCGGCCACGGTGCAGGCAAGGTAAACGGCCCCGGCGGCAAGATCGATCCGGGCGAGACGCCGCTGCAATGCGCGGTGCGGGAGACGGAGGAAGAGCTCCACATTTCCGTCAGGGAAGCGCGCAAGGTGGCCGAGCTGTGGTTCCAGATGTCCGATTACCCGAGCATCCTCTGCCACGTATTCATAGGCGGCGATTTCTCCGGGACTCCGACGGAAACGGAAGAGGCCGCCCCCCTGTGGGTGCCGCTGGGTGACATCCCATACGCAAGGATGTGGGAGGACGACATCCATTGGTTGCCGCTCGTTCTCGGCGGGAAAAGCCTGCTCGGGAAATTCGTGTTCGAGGCGGAAAAAATGGTCTCGAAGGAGATCGTTGAAACGCGGTTCGCGGACTCCTGA
- a CDS encoding sulfatase translates to MEPSEPVKTILLAIALVSAANCADKPNILFIFADDLGWKDVGYQGTDFYETPRIDALAKSGMTFTDGYSAAGNCQPSRACLISGQYTPRHDVYAVKSTDRGPKNLMRLVPVPNKSGIPAKEFSLADALQSAGYATAIFGKWHLTGPEGCKPTEQGFGVYYDSAKGKSPNDSKGKIQEDPKGIFSMAREASEFMEKSAKAGKPFFAYMSHHAIHTALESKKETFGHFKEKAPGKQHSDPLYAACTKDLDEGVGILLDKLDELGIADNTIVVFTSDNGGTGQSSQEPLRGNKGCYYEGGIREPFIVRWPGVTKPGSKTSVPVLNIDLFPTFADAAGAEIPEGKILDGESLKALCAGGELERGAIFWHFPGYLDRPVTRGRDEVFRTRPVSVIRKGDWKLHLYHEEWLLDGGREKLASNDAVELYNLSEDIGERNNLSNENTAKRDELLDDLLAWFEKTGAKLPGTK, encoded by the coding sequence CTGGAACCATCCGAACCCGTGAAGACCATTCTGCTCGCCATCGCCCTGGTTTCCGCCGCGAACTGCGCGGATAAGCCCAACATCCTCTTCATCTTCGCCGACGACCTCGGCTGGAAGGACGTGGGATACCAAGGCACCGATTTCTACGAGACCCCGCGCATCGACGCCCTCGCGAAATCCGGGATGACCTTCACCGACGGCTACTCCGCTGCGGGAAACTGCCAACCGTCCCGCGCCTGCCTGATCTCCGGCCAATATACTCCCCGGCACGACGTATACGCGGTGAAGAGCACGGATCGCGGGCCGAAGAACCTGATGCGGCTCGTGCCGGTGCCTAACAAATCCGGAATCCCCGCCAAGGAGTTCTCGCTGGCGGATGCCCTCCAATCCGCCGGCTATGCAACTGCGATCTTCGGAAAGTGGCACCTCACCGGCCCCGAAGGCTGCAAACCCACGGAGCAGGGATTCGGGGTTTACTACGACTCCGCGAAAGGAAAGAGCCCGAACGACTCGAAAGGAAAGATACAGGAAGATCCGAAGGGTATTTTCTCGATGGCGCGCGAGGCTTCGGAGTTCATGGAAAAGAGCGCGAAGGCAGGGAAGCCGTTCTTCGCATACATGTCTCACCACGCGATCCACACCGCGCTTGAGTCAAAGAAGGAGACCTTCGGGCATTTCAAGGAAAAGGCACCCGGCAAGCAACACAGCGATCCGCTCTACGCGGCCTGCACCAAGGATCTGGATGAGGGAGTGGGCATCCTTCTAGACAAGCTCGATGAGCTCGGCATCGCCGACAACACGATCGTGGTTTTCACCTCGGACAACGGAGGAACGGGCCAGTCATCCCAGGAACCTCTGAGGGGCAACAAAGGCTGCTACTACGAAGGCGGCATCCGCGAGCCCTTCATCGTCCGCTGGCCCGGGGTGACGAAGCCGGGGAGCAAAACCTCGGTGCCTGTCCTGAACATCGACCTCTTTCCCACCTTCGCCGATGCCGCAGGCGCAGAAATCCCCGAAGGGAAGATCCTGGACGGAGAGAGCCTCAAAGCCCTTTGCGCAGGCGGGGAACTGGAGCGCGGCGCGATCTTCTGGCATTTCCCCGGCTATCTCGACAGACCGGTGACGAGAGGCCGTGACGAAGTCTTCCGCACCCGCCCCGTCAGCGTGATCCGCAAGGGCGACTGGAAGCTGCACCTCTATCACGAGGAATGGCTGCTCGACGGCGGGCGCGAAAAACTCGCCTCCAACGATGCGGTCGAACTCTACAACCTCAGCGAGGACATCGGCGAGCGGAACAACCTCTCCAACGAAAACACCGCCAAGCGCGACGAGCTTCTCGATGACTTGCTGGCGTGGTTCGAAAAAACCGGCGCCAAGCTTCCCGGAACGAAGTGA
- a CDS encoding sulfatase-like hydrolase/transferase encodes MKTLPACLASLALSLPGLSAAPEKPNFLFILVDDQSPFDLRAYDPESILETPNIDRIAREGMVLDAAHQMGSWSGAVCMPSRTMIMTGRTVWHIPRAAGKKKTDGLIPKGIEESTLPVVFNNAGYETVRTCKQGNSYEPANRRFQIRNDATKRGGTAESGSEWHGDRVMDYLAGREKQEAKKPFLIYYGFSHPHDVRDGTPPLLEKYGATNHTDKKSLPAANSKQPALPVNWLAEHPFPHGHPGLRDEVSVSGVWENRDERTIRNEIGREFACSENIDIQIGRVLDKLEAMGELENTYVIYTADHGMAIGRHGLQGKQNLYEHTFRVPYLVMGPGVRQGRAPGNIYLLDTLATLCDLAGIPAPETSEGLSFKTVLTGEKQAVRETLYGTYCGGTKPGMRCVKKGDWKLIKYDVLDGKVRETQLFNLAENPNEFLPEHGKGDPKLTDLAESPEHAAKLAEMEALLLSEMKRLDDPHRLWNHPNP; translated from the coding sequence ATGAAAACCCTTCCCGCTTGCCTGGCCTCACTTGCCCTCTCGCTCCCCGGCCTTTCCGCAGCGCCGGAGAAGCCCAATTTCCTCTTCATCCTCGTCGATGATCAGTCGCCCTTCGACCTCAGGGCCTACGATCCGGAATCCATCCTCGAAACCCCCAACATCGACCGCATCGCCCGCGAGGGCATGGTGCTCGATGCCGCCCACCAGATGGGATCCTGGTCCGGAGCCGTCTGCATGCCATCGCGCACCATGATCATGACCGGCCGCACCGTCTGGCACATCCCCCGCGCAGCGGGGAAAAAGAAAACCGACGGCCTCATCCCGAAGGGCATCGAGGAATCCACCCTCCCCGTCGTTTTCAACAATGCCGGGTACGAGACTGTCCGCACCTGCAAGCAGGGCAACTCCTACGAGCCGGCCAACAGGAGATTCCAGATCCGCAACGACGCCACCAAGCGCGGCGGCACCGCCGAGAGCGGCAGCGAGTGGCACGGCGACCGGGTCATGGACTACCTCGCCGGCCGCGAGAAACAGGAGGCCAAAAAACCTTTCCTCATCTACTACGGATTCTCCCACCCCCACGATGTCCGCGACGGCACCCCGCCGCTCCTGGAAAAATACGGAGCCACCAACCACACCGACAAGAAATCCCTCCCCGCCGCGAATTCGAAGCAGCCCGCCCTGCCCGTCAATTGGCTGGCGGAACACCCCTTCCCCCATGGCCATCCCGGCCTGCGCGATGAGGTCTCCGTCTCCGGTGTCTGGGAAAACCGCGACGAGCGCACCATCCGCAACGAGATCGGCCGCGAGTTCGCCTGTTCGGAAAACATCGACATCCAGATCGGCCGCGTGCTCGACAAGCTGGAGGCCATGGGCGAGCTGGAAAACACCTATGTCATCTACACCGCCGACCACGGCATGGCCATCGGCCGCCACGGCCTGCAGGGGAAACAGAACCTCTACGAGCACACCTTCCGCGTCCCCTACCTCGTCATGGGCCCCGGGGTGAGACAAGGCCGCGCACCCGGCAACATCTACCTGCTCGACACCCTCGCCACCCTCTGCGACCTCGCCGGCATCCCCGCCCCGGAAACTAGCGAGGGGCTATCCTTCAAGACCGTCCTCACCGGCGAAAAACAAGCCGTCCGCGAAACCCTCTACGGAACCTATTGCGGCGGCACCAAGCCCGGGATGCGATGTGTGAAAAAGGGCGATTGGAAACTCATCAAATATGATGTCCTCGATGGCAAAGTCCGCGAGACACAACTCTTCAACCTCGCCGAAAACCCCAACGAATTCCTCCCCGAGCACGGCAAGGGCGACCCAAAACTCACCGACCTCGCCGAAAGCCCCGAACACGCCGCCAAACTCGCGGAAATGGAAGCCCTGCTACTTTCCGAGATGAAACGGCTCGACGACCCCCACCGCCTCTGGAACCATCCGAACCCGTGA